A stretch of the Azorhizobium caulinodans ORS 571 genome encodes the following:
- a CDS encoding CcoQ/FixQ family Cbb3-type cytochrome c oxidase assembly chaperone produces MRETYMQLAGFAQTWGLVYFVGAFLCVCAYAYWPSKKKSFNEAAQIPLKED; encoded by the coding sequence GCAACTGGCCGGCTTCGCGCAGACCTGGGGCCTCGTCTATTTCGTCGGCGCCTTCCTCTGCGTGTGCGCCTATGCCTATTGGCCCTCGAAGAAGAAGAGCTTCAACGAGGCCGCGCAGATTCCCCTCAAGGAGGACTGA
- the ccoP gene encoding cytochrome-c oxidase, cbb3-type subunit III has translation MSTSHESHHAPVDGAGGPSTTGHEWDGIQELNNPLPRWWLWTFYATIIWAFGYWVAYPAWPLVSNYTSGVLGWNSRSAVVEQISDLQKLRAASSAKLANVPLEDIEKNPELLSLARAEGKVAFADNCAPCHGAGGGGAKGFPNLNDDDWLWGGTLAQIQQTITHGIRSGDDEGHQGNMLAFGSILSKADISNVADYVRSLSGAAPGDTPAAKKGAEIFAANCATCHGENGKGNQELGSKNLTDGIWLYGGDKATIVQTITNGRGGVMPAWGPRLSPTTIKALTVYVHTLGGGQ, from the coding sequence GTGAGCACCTCGCACGAGAGCCATCACGCGCCCGTGGATGGGGCTGGCGGCCCCTCCACCACCGGCCATGAATGGGATGGCATTCAGGAACTCAACAATCCGCTGCCGCGCTGGTGGCTGTGGACTTTCTACGCCACCATCATCTGGGCGTTCGGCTACTGGGTGGCCTATCCCGCCTGGCCGCTGGTCTCCAACTACACGTCCGGCGTGCTGGGCTGGAACTCCCGCTCGGCCGTGGTGGAGCAGATTTCCGATCTGCAGAAGCTGCGGGCGGCTTCCTCCGCCAAGCTCGCCAACGTGCCGCTGGAGGACATCGAGAAGAACCCCGAACTCCTGTCCCTGGCCCGCGCCGAGGGCAAGGTGGCCTTCGCCGACAATTGCGCGCCGTGCCACGGGGCCGGCGGCGGCGGGGCCAAGGGCTTCCCGAACCTGAACGATGACGACTGGCTGTGGGGCGGCACGCTGGCCCAGATCCAGCAGACCATCACCCATGGCATCCGCTCCGGCGATGACGAGGGCCACCAGGGCAACATGCTGGCCTTCGGTTCCATCCTCTCCAAGGCGGACATCTCGAACGTGGCGGATTACGTCCGCTCCCTCTCCGGCGCCGCCCCCGGCGACACGCCGGCGGCCAAGAAGGGGGCGGAGATATTCGCCGCCAACTGCGCCACCTGCCACGGCGAGAACGGCAAGGGCAATCAGGAGCTTGGCTCCAAGAACCTGACCGACGGCATCTGGCTCTACGGCGGCGACAAGGCCACCATCGTCCAGACGATCACCAACGGGCGCGGCGGCGTGATGCCCGCCTGGGGCCCCCGCCTCTCGCCCACCACCATCAAGGCGCTGACCGTCTACGTCCACACCCTGGGTGGCGGCCAGTAA
- the ccoG gene encoding cytochrome c oxidase accessory protein CcoG, whose translation MTSAALKPEKSPKAPAVPDEEPLYAARRAIYPQSVHGRLRTTKWVLLILTLGIYYLLPFVRWDRGPNAPDQAVLIDFPTRRFYFFFIEIWPQEFYYVAGLLILAALILFLMNAVAGRVWCGYLCPQTVWTDLFLTVERWIEGDRREHMKSDAGPWTLEKVTKKVLKHSVWLLIAWWTGGAWVLYFADAPTLVKELVTFQGSTVAYASIAVLTFTTYTLAGHMREQVCTYMCPWPRIQAALTDEYALNVTYRYDRGEPRGSVKKAALAREAGRKAGDCVDCNQCVNVCPTGVDIREGMQLACIQCGLCIDACNNIMDKINRPRGLIAYESEANLEARIAGKPPVRRIVRARTVLYAALIAFIGLGMLYTLVGRSDEGIAAIHDRNPVFVRLSDGSLRNAYTIRLINKKLEDRRFQLSVDGLPGAQLSVVGVESGTDGEVISIGPDQTREVRVLVTHQGKLASGASIPVTFRIRDMVTGATASTADHFIGP comes from the coding sequence ATGACCTCCGCCGCCCTGAAGCCCGAAAAGTCCCCCAAGGCACCGGCCGTTCCCGACGAGGAGCCGCTCTATGCCGCCCGCCGCGCCATCTATCCCCAGAGCGTCCACGGCCGCCTGCGCACCACCAAGTGGGTCCTGCTCATCCTCACGCTGGGCATCTATTACCTGCTGCCCTTCGTGCGCTGGGACCGGGGGCCGAATGCGCCCGACCAGGCCGTGCTGATCGACTTCCCGACCCGGCGTTTCTATTTCTTCTTCATCGAGATCTGGCCGCAGGAATTCTATTACGTCGCGGGCCTGCTCATCCTCGCCGCGCTCATCCTGTTCCTAATGAATGCGGTCGCCGGACGCGTCTGGTGCGGCTACCTCTGCCCGCAGACCGTGTGGACCGACCTGTTCCTGACCGTCGAGCGCTGGATCGAAGGCGACCGGCGCGAGCACATGAAGTCCGACGCCGGGCCCTGGACGCTGGAAAAGGTCACCAAGAAGGTGCTGAAGCACAGCGTGTGGCTGCTCATCGCCTGGTGGACCGGCGGCGCCTGGGTGCTCTATTTTGCCGATGCCCCGACGCTGGTGAAGGAACTCGTCACCTTCCAGGGCTCCACCGTGGCCTATGCCTCCATCGCGGTGCTGACCTTCACCACCTACACGCTGGCCGGCCACATGCGCGAGCAGGTGTGCACCTACATGTGCCCGTGGCCGCGCATTCAGGCGGCGCTGACCGATGAGTATGCCCTCAACGTCACCTATCGCTACGACCGTGGCGAGCCGCGCGGCTCGGTGAAGAAGGCGGCGCTGGCCCGCGAGGCCGGGCGCAAGGCCGGCGACTGCGTGGACTGCAACCAGTGCGTCAACGTCTGTCCCACGGGCGTGGACATCCGCGAGGGCATGCAGCTCGCCTGCATCCAGTGCGGCCTGTGCATCGACGCCTGCAACAACATCATGGACAAGATCAACCGCCCGCGCGGCCTGATCGCCTATGAATCCGAAGCCAATCTGGAAGCGCGGATCGCCGGCAAGCCGCCGGTGCGGCGCATCGTGCGCGCCCGCACCGTGCTCTATGCCGCGCTCATCGCCTTCATCGGTCTCGGCATGCTCTACACGCTGGTGGGGCGCAGCGACGAAGGCATCGCGGCCATCCACGACCGCAACCCGGTGTTCGTCCGCCTCTCGGACGGCTCGCTGCGCAACGCCTACACCATCCGCCTCATCAACAAGAAGCTGGAGGACCGGCGCTTCCAGCTCAGCGTGGACGGGCTGCCCGGCGCGCAGCTCTCGGTGGTCGGCGTCGAAAGCGGCACGGACGGCGAGGTCATCTCGATCGGGCCGGACCAGACCCGCGAGGTGCGTGTGCTGGTGACCCACCAGGGCAAGCTCGCCAGCGGCGCCTCCATCCCGGTCACCTTCCGCATCCGCGACATGGTGACGGGCGCCACCGCGTCCACCGCGGACCACTTCATCGGGCCCTGA
- a CDS encoding FixH family protein — protein MAQAGLSAKPRAAGQLTGWHVLAILLAFFGAIITVNVVMARYAIATFGGVETESSYKAGLTFKSEENAAADQNARGWTVNLIVDPGADGARTVTIEAKDAAGRPLVGYDVDARFAHPADARQDVTVDLHEIGGGRYRGAANVHAGQWELIVDLAQGEQRQFRSKNRVQLR, from the coding sequence ATGGCCCAGGCCGGCCTTTCGGCAAAGCCGCGCGCGGCAGGACAGCTCACCGGCTGGCATGTGCTGGCCATTCTCCTCGCCTTCTTCGGGGCCATCATCACCGTCAATGTGGTGATGGCCCGCTACGCCATCGCCACCTTCGGCGGAGTTGAGACCGAAAGCTCCTACAAGGCCGGCCTCACCTTCAAATCGGAGGAGAATGCCGCCGCCGACCAGAACGCCCGCGGCTGGACGGTCAACCTCATCGTCGATCCCGGCGCGGATGGCGCGCGCACCGTCACCATCGAGGCGAAGGATGCCGCCGGGCGGCCACTCGTCGGCTATGACGTGGACGCGCGCTTCGCCCACCCCGCCGATGCCCGCCAGGACGTCACCGTGGACCTGCACGAGATCGGCGGCGGCCGCTATCGCGGTGCGGCAAATGTGCATGCCGGCCAATGGGAACTGATCGTTGATCTGGCGCAAGGAGAGCAGCGCCAGTTCCGGTCTAAGAACAGAGTGCAGCTGCGCTAA
- a CDS encoding heavy metal translocating P-type ATPase: MSQAVDYSIFMAKDADGRSQMSLAVDGIDCAACIADIENGVMSLPGVVHARLNYSTHRLTVEWEGEGEPDALVHRLENLGYRAHPFLGRAEEAEAKRAQWLLRCLGVAGFAMMNVMLLSVSVWAGNVTDITPETRDLFHWISALIALPAAAYAGQPFFQSAWRALRTRSLNMDVPISLGVILALGMSVVETILHQEHAFFDSAVMLLFFLLAGRYLDHEARRRTRAVAGNLAALRGEMAQRLDAQGTPVLVPVQALKTDDLILVPAGERVGADGVVVRGRSAIDEALITGETLPRAVAAGDRLYAGSLNGAGSLTVRVTAGGEGTLIDDVQRLLDGALSQRTGYVRLADRVARLYAPVVHLTALLSAIGWLVLGASAHDAVMIAVAVLIITCPCALALAVPAVQVVATGRLFRAGLLINAGDMLERLASVDTVVFDKTGTLTLPEPALRLPPDADPELVALAARLALSSHHPLAAALSRYANGPAFTTVDEVAGMGVTTTLDGIELRLGSLAFCDTHLPEDFPLTATPISLRAGTRTLVIGIDQALRGDAAQIVSDLKQRGLAVHIFSGDRFGPVAAVAGALHVTDFRAEMRPADKIAELERLQAAGRRVLMVGDGLNDAPALAAATVSLSPASGVAVTQAQADAVFIGTRLAPVRAALDGARTAARLMRQNLGIAVIYNLIAVPLAVLGHVTPLVAALAMSGSSLIVTLNALRAARPGRDDAATELNALHLTPAEARP; the protein is encoded by the coding sequence ATGTCTCAGGCGGTCGACTATTCCATCTTCATGGCCAAGGACGCGGACGGGCGCTCGCAGATGAGCCTCGCCGTCGACGGCATCGACTGCGCCGCCTGCATCGCGGACATCGAGAACGGCGTCATGTCGCTGCCCGGCGTGGTGCATGCGCGGCTCAATTACAGCACCCATCGCCTCACCGTCGAATGGGAGGGCGAGGGCGAGCCGGACGCGCTGGTCCACCGGCTGGAGAACCTCGGCTATCGCGCCCATCCCTTCCTCGGCCGCGCCGAGGAGGCGGAAGCCAAGCGCGCCCAGTGGCTGCTGCGCTGCCTCGGCGTCGCGGGCTTTGCCATGATGAACGTGATGCTGCTCTCGGTCTCCGTCTGGGCCGGCAATGTCACGGACATCACGCCCGAGACCCGCGATCTCTTCCACTGGATCTCCGCCCTCATCGCGCTGCCTGCTGCCGCCTATGCCGGCCAGCCCTTCTTCCAGAGCGCCTGGCGGGCGTTGCGCACACGCTCGCTCAACATGGACGTGCCCATCTCGCTGGGCGTCATCCTGGCGCTCGGCATGTCGGTGGTGGAGACCATCCTCCACCAGGAGCATGCCTTCTTCGACAGCGCCGTCATGCTGCTCTTCTTCCTGCTGGCGGGGCGCTATCTCGACCACGAGGCCCGCCGCCGCACCCGCGCGGTCGCCGGCAATCTCGCGGCCCTGCGCGGCGAGATGGCCCAGCGGCTCGATGCGCAGGGCACGCCGGTCCTCGTGCCCGTGCAGGCGCTGAAGACGGACGACCTCATTCTCGTGCCCGCCGGCGAGCGCGTGGGCGCGGACGGCGTGGTGGTGCGCGGCCGCTCGGCCATCGACGAAGCCCTCATCACCGGCGAGACGCTGCCCCGCGCCGTGGCCGCCGGGGACCGCCTCTATGCGGGCAGCCTCAACGGCGCCGGCTCGCTCACCGTGCGGGTGACCGCGGGCGGCGAGGGCACGCTCATCGACGACGTGCAGCGCCTCCTCGATGGCGCGCTCTCCCAACGCACCGGCTATGTGCGCCTCGCCGATCGCGTCGCGCGCCTCTATGCGCCCGTTGTACATCTCACCGCGCTTCTCTCCGCCATCGGCTGGCTTGTGCTCGGCGCCAGCGCCCATGATGCGGTGATGATCGCGGTGGCCGTGCTCATCATCACCTGCCCCTGCGCGCTGGCGCTGGCCGTGCCGGCCGTCCAGGTGGTGGCGACGGGCCGCCTGTTCCGCGCCGGCCTCCTCATCAATGCCGGCGACATGCTGGAACGCCTTGCCAGCGTCGATACGGTGGTCTTCGACAAGACCGGCACCCTCACCTTGCCCGAGCCGGCGCTGCGCCTGCCGCCCGATGCCGATCCCGAGCTCGTGGCCCTCGCCGCGCGCCTTGCCCTCTCCAGCCACCATCCGCTTGCCGCCGCCCTGTCGCGCTATGCCAACGGCCCGGCCTTCACCACCGTGGACGAGGTGGCGGGCATGGGTGTGACGACGACTTTGGACGGGATCGAACTGCGCCTCGGCAGCCTCGCCTTCTGCGATACTCATCTGCCCGAGGATTTCCCGCTCACCGCCACCCCCATCTCGCTGCGGGCGGGCACGCGCACGCTGGTGATCGGCATCGATCAGGCGCTGCGCGGCGACGCGGCGCAGATCGTCTCCGATCTGAAGCAGCGCGGGCTGGCGGTGCACATCTTCTCCGGCGACCGCTTCGGCCCGGTCGCAGCGGTCGCCGGCGCGCTTCACGTCACGGACTTCCGGGCCGAGATGCGGCCTGCCGACAAGATTGCGGAGCTGGAGCGCCTCCAGGCCGCCGGCCGGCGGGTGCTCATGGTGGGCGACGGCCTCAATGACGCGCCGGCGCTCGCCGCCGCCACGGTCTCGCTCTCACCTGCGAGTGGCGTTGCGGTGACGCAGGCGCAGGCCGATGCGGTCTTCATCGGCACGCGCCTGGCTCCCGTGCGCGCCGCCCTCGATGGCGCCCGCACCGCCGCCCGGCTCATGCGGCAGAACCTCGGCATCGCTGTCATCTACAATCTCATTGCCGTGCCGCTGGCGGTGCTGGGGCACGTGACGCCGCTGGTGGCCGCGCTGGCCATGTCCGGCTCCTCGCTGATCGTCACCCTCAATGCCTTGCGCGCCGCCCGCCCCGGACGCGATGATGCGGCCACGGAGCTGAACGCGCTGCACCTCACCCCTGCGGAGGCCCGCCCGTGA
- the ccoS gene encoding cbb3-type cytochrome oxidase assembly protein CcoS, producing MTVLLYLIPAALGLGFLGLAGFLWSLKSGQYDDLDGAAVRILSDEDVKR from the coding sequence GTGACCGTTCTGCTCTACCTCATTCCCGCCGCCCTCGGCCTCGGCTTCCTCGGCCTTGCCGGCTTCCTGTGGAGCCTCAAGAGTGGCCAGTATGACGATCTGGACGGCGCCGCCGTGCGCATCCTTTCCGATGAGGACGTGAAGAGATGA
- a CDS encoding TRAP transporter large permease subunit, which produces MAGAPSLHGHGGTPSAASPPLSRVGAAALAVERVLGALVEIPVAILVAAEIIVLFMGVVARYVFHTPIVWSDELASILFLWLAMLGAVVAFRRGEHMRMTAVAAKVNPGLRAFLDVLAMTAALAFILLVFPHALEYAEEEVFILTPALEIPNAVRAAALPVGLGLMIAFAVLRLVRHTDLKVVGVALLTTVAVIAAFWLLGPFLRPLGNANLLIFFVGVVAACVFAGVPIAFAFGLATFGYLALTTRTPMMVLVGRMDEGMSHLILLSVPLFVFLGALIEMTGMAKAMVRFLASLLGHVRGGLHYVLVGAMYLVSGISGSKAADMAAVAPVLFPEMKQRGAKEGDLVALLSATGAQTETIPPSLVLITIGSVTGVSISALFTGGMVPGIVLAVTLCAVVWWRYRGEKLDHVKRATGGEILRSFVIAFPAIALPFVIRAAVIEGVATATEVSTLGIVYAIAAGILIYRQFDVRRLMPMLVDTASLSGAILLIIGTATGMAWGLTQSGFSRELAAAMTGLPGGAMTFMAVSIVAFIILGSVLEGIPAIVLFGPLLFPIARAVGIHEVHYAMVVILAMGIGLFAPPFGVGYYAACAIGRVDPVAGMKPILGYLVALFVGLIAVALVPWFSIGFL; this is translated from the coding sequence ATGGCCGGCGCCCCCTCCCTGCACGGCCATGGAGGGACGCCGTCCGCGGCGTCCCCTCCGCTGAGCCGCGTCGGCGCTGCGGCGCTGGCGGTTGAGCGCGTGCTCGGCGCGCTCGTCGAAATTCCCGTCGCCATCCTCGTGGCGGCGGAAATCATCGTCCTGTTCATGGGCGTGGTGGCGCGCTACGTCTTCCACACGCCCATCGTCTGGTCGGACGAGCTCGCCTCCATCCTCTTTCTCTGGCTCGCCATGCTGGGGGCGGTCGTCGCCTTCCGGCGCGGTGAGCACATGCGCATGACGGCGGTAGCCGCCAAGGTGAATCCGGGGCTGCGTGCCTTCCTCGACGTGCTCGCCATGACGGCGGCGCTCGCCTTCATCCTGCTCGTCTTCCCCCATGCGCTGGAATATGCCGAGGAGGAGGTCTTCATCCTCACCCCGGCGCTGGAGATCCCCAACGCCGTGCGCGCGGCGGCGCTGCCCGTCGGCCTCGGGCTGATGATCGCCTTCGCCGTGCTGCGCCTCGTGCGCCATACGGATCTGAAAGTGGTCGGCGTGGCGCTGCTCACGACGGTGGCGGTGATCGCCGCCTTCTGGCTGCTCGGACCGTTCCTGCGCCCGCTCGGCAACGCCAACCTGCTGATCTTCTTCGTCGGCGTGGTGGCGGCCTGCGTGTTCGCCGGCGTGCCCATCGCCTTTGCCTTCGGCCTTGCCACCTTCGGCTATCTCGCGCTCACCACGCGCACGCCGATGATGGTGCTGGTGGGGCGTATGGACGAGGGCATGAGCCATCTCATCCTGCTCTCGGTGCCGCTGTTCGTCTTCCTCGGTGCGCTCATCGAGATGACGGGCATGGCGAAGGCCATGGTGCGCTTCCTCGCCAGCCTGCTCGGTCATGTGCGGGGCGGCCTGCATTATGTGCTGGTGGGCGCCATGTACCTCGTCTCCGGCATTTCCGGTTCCAAGGCTGCCGACATGGCGGCGGTGGCGCCGGTGCTGTTCCCGGAGATGAAGCAGCGCGGCGCCAAGGAGGGCGACCTCGTGGCGCTGCTCTCCGCCACCGGCGCGCAGACCGAGACCATCCCGCCGAGCCTCGTGCTCATCACCATCGGCTCGGTCACCGGCGTCTCCATTTCCGCCCTGTTCACCGGCGGCATGGTGCCGGGAATCGTGCTGGCCGTGACGCTCTGTGCCGTCGTCTGGTGGCGCTACCGGGGCGAGAAGCTCGACCATGTGAAGCGGGCGACCGGCGGCGAGATCCTCCGCAGCTTCGTGATCGCCTTCCCCGCGATCGCGCTGCCCTTCGTCATCCGCGCGGCGGTGATCGAGGGCGTGGCCACGGCGACCGAGGTGTCCACGCTCGGCATCGTCTATGCCATCGCCGCCGGCATCCTCATCTACCGGCAGTTCGACGTCCGGCGGCTCATGCCGATGCTGGTGGATACGGCGAGCCTCTCCGGCGCCATCCTGCTCATCATCGGCACGGCGACGGGCATGGCCTGGGGCCTCACCCAGTCCGGCTTTTCGCGGGAGCTGGCGGCGGCCATGACGGGGTTGCCGGGCGGCGCCATGACCTTCATGGCGGTGTCCATCGTGGCCTTCATCATCCTCGGCAGCGTGCTGGAGGGCATCCCGGCCATCGTGCTGTTCGGGCCGCTGCTCTTCCCCATCGCCCGAGCGGTGGGCATCCACGAGGTGCACTATGCCATGGTGGTCATCCTCGCCATGGGCATCGGCCTTTTCGCCCCGCCTTTCGGCGTCGGCTATTACGCTGCCTGCGCCATTGGCCGCGTGGACCCGGTGGCGGGCATGAAGCCCATCCTCGGCTATCTGGTGGCGCTCTTCGTCGGCCTCATCGCGGTGGCGCTGGTGCCGTGGTTCTCCATCGGCTTCCTGTGA
- a CDS encoding TRAP transporter substrate-binding protein, whose amino-acid sequence MSVSRRALLKATAATAVSGAVFAPFIARAQQAEFTYKYANNLPDTHPMNIRAREMAAAIKQETGGKFDLQVFPSSQLGSDTDVLSQLRSGGVEFFTLSPLILSTLVPNASLSGIGFAFPDYATVWKAMDGPLGEYVRGQIGKFGLVAMDKIWDNGFRQTTSSTKPIETAKDLEGFKIRVPVSPLWTSMYKAFGSAPASINFAEVYSALQTKIVDGQENPLAIISTAKLYEVQKYCSLTNHMWDGFWFLANRRAWQALPDNIRTIVAKHINAAAEKERADVAKLNAGLQDDLAAKGLAFNKPDPAPFREKLRAAGFYTEWKNKYGEEAWGILEGAVGKLS is encoded by the coding sequence ATGTCCGTGTCTCGTCGCGCCTTGTTGAAGGCCACGGCGGCTACCGCCGTTTCGGGTGCCGTCTTCGCGCCCTTCATCGCCCGCGCCCAGCAGGCCGAGTTCACCTACAAGTACGCCAACAACCTGCCCGACACGCACCCGATGAACATCCGCGCCCGCGAGATGGCCGCGGCGATCAAGCAGGAAACGGGCGGCAAGTTCGATCTCCAGGTCTTCCCCTCGAGCCAGCTCGGCTCCGACACCGACGTTCTGAGCCAGCTGCGCTCCGGCGGCGTCGAGTTCTTCACCCTGTCGCCGCTGATCCTCTCCACCCTCGTGCCCAATGCCTCGCTGAGCGGCATCGGCTTCGCCTTCCCGGACTATGCCACCGTGTGGAAGGCCATGGACGGCCCCCTCGGCGAGTATGTGCGCGGCCAGATCGGCAAGTTCGGCCTCGTGGCCATGGACAAGATCTGGGACAACGGCTTCCGCCAGACGACCTCCTCCACCAAGCCGATCGAGACCGCCAAGGACCTCGAAGGCTTCAAGATCCGCGTGCCGGTCTCCCCGCTGTGGACCTCCATGTACAAGGCGTTCGGCTCGGCGCCGGCGTCCATCAACTTCGCGGAAGTCTATTCGGCGCTCCAGACCAAGATCGTGGACGGGCAGGAGAATCCCCTCGCCATCATCTCCACGGCGAAGCTCTACGAGGTGCAGAAGTACTGCTCCCTCACCAACCACATGTGGGACGGCTTCTGGTTCCTCGCCAACCGCCGCGCCTGGCAGGCCCTGCCGGACAACATCCGCACCATCGTCGCCAAGCACATCAACGCGGCGGCGGAGAAGGAGCGGGCGGACGTCGCCAAGCTCAACGCCGGCCTGCAGGATGATCTCGCCGCCAAGGGCCTCGCGTTCAACAAGCCCGATCCGGCGCCCTTCCGTGAGAAGCTGCGCGCGGCCGGCTTCTACACCGAGTGGAAGAACAAGTACGGCGAGGAAGCCTGGGGCATCCTCGAGGGCGCGGTCGGCAAGCTGTCGTGA
- a CDS encoding IclR family transcriptional regulator yields MAKTSGDPSGGGTQSIERAISLLLLVGRAGTDGIRLSDLVTRSGLPKPTARRVLLALVRAGLLDQDDVTRRYHIGPETYVLGTLASERFGIHALSLDSLSRLAQESGDTAFLSVPRDASVVCLHREEGPFPIRTHVLNAGDRHPMGIGAGSLAILAALPDAEIDRIFAANADILARDYPAYSEDLLRRCVADTRSRGYALNPGILMPGSWGIGLPVMGLDGTPVGALSIAAIESRLGEERRRELVPLLRRETQALEAALRRPSPRQDTQSPSPRARIAAPRTALKVKS; encoded by the coding sequence GTGGCCAAGACAAGCGGCGACCCCTCCGGGGGCGGCACGCAAAGCATTGAGCGCGCCATATCCCTGCTGCTTCTGGTTGGACGGGCCGGCACCGACGGCATCCGCCTGTCCGATCTCGTCACGCGTTCCGGCCTGCCCAAGCCGACGGCCCGGCGCGTGCTGCTCGCCCTCGTGCGCGCCGGACTGCTCGACCAGGACGACGTGACACGCCGGTATCATATCGGCCCGGAAACCTATGTTCTAGGAACATTGGCGAGCGAGCGCTTCGGCATCCATGCGCTCTCCCTCGACAGCCTTTCGCGCCTTGCGCAGGAGAGCGGCGATACCGCTTTCCTCTCCGTGCCGCGCGACGCCTCCGTGGTGTGCCTGCACCGCGAGGAAGGCCCCTTCCCCATCCGCACCCATGTGCTCAATGCGGGCGACCGCCACCCCATGGGCATCGGCGCCGGGAGCCTCGCCATCCTCGCCGCCCTGCCGGATGCGGAGATCGACCGCATCTTCGCCGCCAATGCGGACATCCTTGCCCGCGACTATCCCGCCTATTCGGAAGACCTGCTGCGCCGCTGCGTCGCGGATACCCGGAGCCGGGGCTATGCGCTCAATCCCGGCATCCTCATGCCCGGCTCGTGGGGCATCGGCCTGCCGGTCATGGGCCTCGACGGGACGCCCGTGGGCGCCCTGTCCATCGCCGCCATCGAAAGCCGCCTCGGCGAGGAGCGGCGGCGTGAACTCGTACCCCTGCTGCGCCGCGAGACGCAGGCCCTCGAGGCGGCGCTACGGCGCCCCTCTCCCCGCCAGGACACTCAGTCCCCTTCCCCCCGCGCCCGCATTGCCGCGCCGCGCACAGCCCTGAAGGTGAAGTCATGA
- a CDS encoding acetyl-CoA acetyltransferase, whose product MTRACIVGYAHTPFGKLEDPDTESLMARVSGAALEHAGITPDKVDGIFVGVMNSGFQKQDFQGALVAMADERLAYVPAMRVENACATGSAAIYTALDFIESGRGRIALVVGAEKMTAKPTAEVGDILLNASYRKEEADIEGGFAGQFGRIAQNYFQRYGDRSEELAMIAAKNHANGVGNPYAQMRKDLGFDFCNTVSEKNPRVAGPLRRTDCSLVSDGAAALVLADEEIARDLSRAIAFRARTHRNDILAMSRRDPTAFEGGRRAWAGSLADAEMTLDDLDFVETHDCFTIAEMIEYEIMGLAKPGEGYKVVREGITRKDGRLPVNPSGGLKAKGHPIGATGVSMHVLSAMQLLGEAGDMQVKDAAVAGIFNMGGVAVANYCSILERLK is encoded by the coding sequence ATGACCCGCGCCTGCATCGTGGGCTACGCCCACACCCCGTTCGGCAAGCTTGAAGATCCCGATACCGAGAGCCTGATGGCCCGCGTCTCGGGCGCGGCCCTGGAACATGCCGGCATCACGCCCGACAAGGTGGACGGCATCTTCGTCGGCGTCATGAACTCCGGCTTCCAGAAGCAGGATTTCCAGGGCGCCCTCGTCGCCATGGCCGACGAGCGGCTCGCCTATGTGCCGGCGATGCGCGTGGAAAACGCCTGCGCCACGGGATCGGCCGCCATCTATACGGCGCTCGACTTCATCGAGAGCGGGCGCGGGCGCATCGCCCTCGTGGTGGGCGCGGAGAAGATGACCGCCAAGCCCACGGCCGAGGTGGGTGACATCCTGCTCAATGCGTCCTACCGCAAGGAGGAGGCGGACATCGAGGGCGGCTTCGCCGGCCAGTTCGGCCGCATCGCCCAGAATTATTTCCAGCGCTATGGCGACCGCTCCGAGGAGCTGGCCATGATCGCCGCCAAGAACCATGCGAACGGCGTCGGCAATCCCTATGCCCAGATGCGCAAGGACCTCGGCTTCGACTTCTGCAACACGGTCTCGGAGAAGAACCCCCGTGTCGCCGGCCCGCTGCGCCGCACCGACTGCTCGCTCGTCTCCGACGGCGCCGCAGCGCTCGTGCTGGCGGATGAGGAGATCGCCCGTGACCTCTCGCGCGCCATCGCCTTCCGCGCCCGCACCCACCGCAACGACATCCTCGCCATGTCGCGCCGCGATCCCACGGCCTTCGAGGGCGGCCGCCGCGCCTGGGCGGGATCGCTCGCCGACGCGGAGATGACGCTGGACGATCTCGATTTCGTCGAGACCCACGACTGCTTCACCATCGCCGAGATGATCGAATACGAGATCATGGGTCTCGCCAAGCCCGGCGAGGGCTACAAGGTGGTCCGCGAAGGCATCACCCGCAAGGACGGGCGCCTGCCCGTGAACCCCTCCGGCGGCCTCAAGGCCAAGGGCCATCCCATCGGCGCCACGGGCGTGTCCATGCACGTGCTCTCCGCCATGCAGCTCCTGGGCGAGGCCGGCGACATGCAGGTGAAGGATGCGGCGGTCGCCGGCATCTTCAACATGGGCGGCGTCGCCGTCGCGAACTACTGCTCGATCCTGGAGCGGCTGAAGTGA